The Halostella salina nucleotide sequence CATCGCGCGCAACGTGTTCATCGCCATCGCCTTCGGCAACCAGTGGTTCCAGCAGGACCCGCTCGTGTACGTCGCCACCGAGTTCGCCGGCTATCAGGACCCGAACCTCACCTCGTTTTTCATCGCTGACCGGGTGATCAGCCAGAGCCTCTCGGTGGTCGCGCTGGTCGGCATCACGTGGCTCGTCGTCCGCGAACTCCCGGAACTGCTCGACGTGATCGAGGAGGCGCTGTTCGTGGTGACGGGCACGGAGTACGACCTTGCCGACGCGCTCGGCCAGCCGGTCCGGGCCGACGGCGGCGAGAAATGAAGTTCCGGGACCGCGCCTGCTACCTTCCGGACCCCGATTCGCTGGTCCTCACCGACCTCCACGTCGGCCGGGCCGCCGCCTCGAACGTCGAGTTCCCGCTCGGGGAGCGCGGGGAGCTGACCGACCGCATCGCCGCGCTCGTCAACGACGTCGCGCCCGCGGAGGTGGTCGTCGGCGGCGACCTGCTCCAGGCGTTCGACCACGTGCCCCACGGCGTCGCGGAGACGGTGGACCGGCTCCGGGCCACGGTCGACGCTGCCGGCGCGGACCTGGTCGTCACGCCCGGCAACCACGACAGCCAGCTCTCGGCGGTGTACGACGGCCCCACGGCCGACGAGTACCGCCTCGCGGACGGCGAGACGGTCGTCTGTCACGGCCACGAAGCGCCCGACGCGGATGCGGCGCGCTACGTCGTCGGGCACGACCA carries:
- a CDS encoding metallophosphoesterase, giving the protein MKFRDRACYLPDPDSLVLTDLHVGRAAASNVEFPLGERGELTDRIAALVNDVAPAEVVVGGDLLQAFDHVPHGVAETVDRLRATVDAAGADLVVTPGNHDSQLSAVYDGPTADEYRLADGETVVCHGHEAPDADAARYVVGHDHPAVEIEGRKRPCYLVGEGVYRGADVVMLPAFTRLAAGVTVNGMHAADFASPLVTDPDAFRPVVWDGDAGEALEFPPLGDLRSFL